The Malassezia japonica chromosome 5, complete sequence genome contains a region encoding:
- a CDS encoding 1-phosphatidylinositol 4-kinase (EggNog:ENOG503NVHM; COG:A) has translation MDEYNSQLPFDATAGASDANLLPTGWQDQSFDALEATQKLLEAAAQGQDWQPQLEYVQNSYGTPIDLTTEDDDDIDEPILVETRIAPTPPLRRNAYVPPQRGAHMPPKWVCIGIIYPSVLCMYGLPPELQLQGLPGEYPDVDPEWESLTFWGEPGYRPVAIHEGAKQGAITGNQRLGMSVSTLLPGPSDLAPSDPNNKPEILNEFGTLSDKYSKIVEYFTGQDQLMTISRCKLVSPTKAQNFTQSIETLLFVPDASVPIVVGSLTRSDIYLETPDAYNASDFPDMPKLLNPEEIQPRRQRPRYTAPLYTPYMSTAETYNSIGSLGGTPMSKEMLEEEQKAQINSVYDSLKGSENLGETDPGPLISAKLFTHQKQALTFLLERERERRFEELLNTDGSDDTNHISLWTVAQQAGGRIQRFQNIVTQTTLNRTPGICRGAILADDMGLGKTITVISVIAKTMAEAHVFGHSPLAPDVWSDDEPQLVGDSRNRRTAEQARREELRCRSRATLLVCPLSIVSNWESQIREHWDPQNQPSIYVYHGSGRLTDPHLLADYDVVITTYSTLGSEFSNQTTWAAAAGKGDKDDDLLEIDADGAPVTKKRRKMNEAPNTCQRIEWFRIVLDEAHIVKESRTWQSKAVCNLSAPRRICLTGTPIQNKLDDLYALILFLRLDPFSDRTVWNRFCRDKKHLYLNQSRSKDDELLDPTSLVRVQTIMKFLTLRRMKTDRRPDGSLILALPPKASRVVKLALSEAERTKYQRLHSRFREEFEEHVADGTVGVNYATILHEILILRMMCDHAELVEDSMDSGRARFGMEDLSSAIRDDGLTRRRAAEFFMLLSDSMLAQCNNCGTELPSLAAPADEMDGAPRKNDPKLPVVTRCQHTFCSQCFQSQVGHGWPKPSKETREPCPCCGTELHLILDAVALTPADADLAESGVAPEKENGSRLLAALDEKAQPKLAALFRPDDPASWPETWSTKVRALMMDLLPFAKCNPSSQLYDPEAPVLEHVIAAGSDEQSPLVEVRAVEDVDQKGRHPVKSVVFSQWTRMLDKIGGALSHAGIKHRQLDGTMSRGQREEALQAFKSDPSVEVFLVSLRAGGFGLNLVSACRAYLMDPYWNPAVENQGLDRIYRLGQQRPVVMTKFIVHKSIEEQMLELQRRKTELANRVGARRLTGDDAKRNRNEELKLLFS, from the coding sequence ATGGACGAGTATAATAGCCAGCTACCGTTCGACGCCACCGCTGGTGCGAGCGACGCCAATCTCTTGCCTACAGGATGGCAGGACCAATCCTTTGACGCGCTGGAAGCGACCCAGAAACTCCTCGAAGCCGCTGCCCAGGGACAGGACTGGCAGCCCCAGCTCGAGTATGTACAGAACTCGTACGGCACTCCGATCGACCTCACGACggaagacgacgacgatATCGATGAGCCGATCCTCGTCGAGACACgcatcgcgccgacgccgccgctgcgccgcaatgCCTacgtgccgccgcagcgggGGGCGCACATGCCGCCCAAGTGGGTGTGCATCGGGATCATCTATCCTTCGGTCTTGTGCATGTATGGGTTGCcgcccgagctgcagctgcaggGGCTCCCGGGCGAGTACCCGGACGTGGACCCGGAATGGGAGAGTCTCACGTTCTGGGGCGAGCCAGGCTATCGCCCTGTGGCGATTCACGAGGGCGCCAAGCAGGGCGCGATCACTGGCAATCAGCGCCTGGGAATGTCTGTATCGACGCTGCTCCCGGGGCCGTCGGacctcgcgccgagcgacccCAACAACAAGCCCGAAATCCTGAACGAGTTTGGCACGCTCTCCGACAAGTACAGCAAGATCGTCGAGTACTTTACTGGACAGGACCAGCTCATGACGATCTCGCGCTGCAAACTCGTATCACCGACCAAGGCACAAAACTTTACGCAGTcgatcgagacgctgctCTTTGTTCCGGACGCTAGCGTCCCGATCGTCGTCGGCTCGCTCACGCGCTCGGATATCTACCTCGAGACGCCGGACGCGTACAACGCGAGCGACTTTCCCGATATGCCCAAGCTACTCAATCCGGAGGAGAtccagccgcggcgccagcgcccGCGGTACACTGCGCCGCTCTACACGCCGTACATGAGCACCGCCGAGACGTACAACTCGATCGGCTCGCTGGGCGGCACGCCCATGTCGAAAGAGATGCTCGAGGAAGAGCAAAAGGCGCAGATCAACTCGGTGTACGACAGCCTGAAGGGCAGCGAGAATCTCGGCGAGACGGATCCCGGGCCCCTCATTTCTGCCAAGCTCTTTACACACCAGAAGCAGGCACTGACCTTTTTGCTTGAgcgtgagcgcgagcgccgctttgAAGAACTGCTGAATACAGATGGATCCGACGATACCAACCACATTTCCCTATGGaccgtcgcgcagcaggctgGCGGACGTATTCAGCGCTTCCAAAACATTGTCACGCAGACGACACTCAACCGCACGCCGGGAATCTGCCGCGGAGCgatcctcgccgacgaTATGGGTCTCGGCAAGACGATCACCGTCATCTCGGTCATCGCCAAGAccatggccgaggcgcatgTGTTTGGGCACTCGCCGCTGGCGCCGGACGTCtggagcgacgacgagccgcagcTCGTTGGCGACTCGCGCAaccggcgcacggccgagcaggcACGGCGCGAAGAGctgcgctgccgcagccgcgcgacaCTGCTCGTCTGCCCGCTGTCGATCGTCTCCAACTGGGAGTCGCAGATCCGCGAGCACTGGGACCCCCAGAACCAGCCCTCGATCTATGTATACCacggcagcggccgccTCACCGATCCTCATCTTCTTGCAGACTACGACGTGGTGATCACGACATACTCTACGCTCGGCTCCGAGTTTTCGAATCAGACGACGTgggccgcagcggcgggcAAGGGCGACAaggacgacgacctgctcgagatCGACGCGGATGGCGCCCCGGTCACCAAGAAGCGGCGCAAGAtgaacgaggcgccgaATACCtgccagcgcatcgagtgGTTCCGcatcgtgctcgacgaggcgcacatTGTGAAGGAGTCGCGCACCTGGCAGTCCAAGGCGGTGTGCAACCTGtcggcaccgcgccgcatcTGCCTCACGGGTACGCCGATCCAGAacaagctcgacgacctgtACGCACTGATCCTCTTCTTGCGTCTCGATCCCTTCTCGGACAGGACGGTGTGGAACCGGTTCTGCCGGGACAAAAAGCATCTGTACCTCAACCAATCGCGCAGcaaggacgacgagctaCTGGACCCTACGTCGCTCGTTCGTGTACAGACCATTATGAAGTTCCttacgctgcgccgcatgaAGACGGACCGCCGCCCCGACGGCAGCCTGAtccttgcgctgccgcccaAGGCCTCGCGTGTCGTGAAGCTTGcgctgagcgaggcggagcgcaccAAGtaccagcgcctgcactCGCGCTTCCGCGAAGAGTTTGAGGAGCACGTTGCCGATGGAACGGTGGGCGTGAACTATGCAACAATCCTGCACGAGATTCTGATCCTGCGCATGATGTGcgaccacgccgagctcgtcgaggactCGATGGACTCGggccgcgcacgcttcGGCATGGAGGACCTTTCCAGTGCGATCCGCGACGACGGCCTcacacgccgccgcgccgccgagttCTTCATGCTCCTGAGCGACAGCATGCTGGCACAGTGCAACAACTGCGGCACGGAGCTCCCGAGtctcgccgcgcccgccgacgagatggacggcgcgccgcgcaagaaCGATCCCAAGCTCCCGGTCGTGACGCGGTGCCAACACACGTTCTGCTCGCAGTGCTTCCAGTCGCAGGTCGGTCACGGCTGGCCGAAGCCGAGTAAAgagacgcgcgagccaTGCCCGTGCTGCGGCACAGAGCTGCACCTgatcctcgacgcggtcgcgctgacgcccgccgacgcggaTCTTGCCGAGTCGGGTGTTGCGCCGGAGAAGGAAAACGGCTCGCGCCTccttgccgcgctcgacgaaaAGGCGCAACCCaagcttgcggcgctttTCCGCCCGGACGACCCTGCATCGTGGCCGGAAACGTGGAGCACCAAGGTACGCGCGCTGATGATGGACCTCTTGCCGTTTGCCAAGTGCAATCCCTCGTCGCAGCTGTACgaccccgaggcgccggtgctcgagcatgtCATCGCGGCCGGCAGTGACGAGCAatcgccgctcgtcgaggtgcgtgccGTGGAAGACGTCGACCAGAAAGGGCGCCACCCGGTCAAGTCGGTCGTCTTTTCGCAATGGACGCGCATGCTGGACAagatcggcggcgcgctcagCCACGCCGGCATCAAACACCGCCAGCTCGACGGTACGATGAGCCGCGGGCAGcgcgaagaggcgctgcaggcgtTCAAATCCGATCCGAGCGTCGAGGTGTTCCTCGTGAGTCTGCGCGCGGGTGGCTTTGGTCTGAACCTCGtgtcggcgtgccgcgcgtaCCTCATGGACCCCTACTGGAACCCTGCGGTGGAGAACCAGGGATTGGACCGTATCTACCGCCTTGGCCAGCAGCGCCCGGTCGTAATGACCAAGTTTATCGTGCACAAGAGCATCGAAGAGcagatgctcgagctgcagcgccgcaagacgGAGCTTGCCaaccgcgtcggcgcccgccgccttACGGGCGACGATGCGAAGCGCAACAGGAACGAGGAGCTCAAGCTGCTCTTTTCGTAG
- a CDS encoding carboxypeptidase C (MEROPS:MER0003541; COG:O; EggNog:ENOG503NWF4; SECRETED:SignalP(1-24)), with amino-acid sequence MHAPKLWVALALCTALSQAHGAYAENSVKDSLLGGVRSSLGLVWQSATGLSDRLTAPPSWVDKVADAEYELADRIKSAFGEDTPDWMMKGMEIVDGIKFQKLVHPAFPDYQLRVSESEDSKAPFCDPDVKQISGYLDIREDAHLWFILYESRSQPRKDPLVMWLNGGPGCSSSTGMLFELGPCNIADQGDSLEYNKYSWNSKANLLFLDQPLQVGYSYSDSGEVIDNSVKSAEDVYAFLQLFLTRFPKYADLPFTVAAESYGGHYAPHIGAEIHKKNKELAESAATSSATPRVHVNLESLMIGNGLTDPAVQFLSVPDFACSEKNKYRLFEPGSETCESLYSKANTCGTLMQQCERFQSRIVCVPAALYCWGSLYGPVQDLGVNMYDVRMKCDREVDGDLCYPQMGYIETLMNKPAIKKQLGVPSSVDFQSCNMELNQQFMMQGDSMVNSAALLPPLLEDGIRVLIYAGETDFMCNAMGNHDWVLDFPNAFHEEINNATEVPLYTFAKGIKPKRAGWVIKAGDHAGNLTFAWIENAGHMVPHDQPAVALNMLNRWVANKDLTSFTP; translated from the exons ATGCACGCCCCGAAACTCTGGGTGGCACTTGCGCTGTGCACTGCGCTGAGccaggcgcacggcgcctaCGCTGAAAACTCTGTCAAAGACTCGCtgctgggcggcgtgcgttCGTCGCTCGGGCTCGTGTGGCAGTCCGCCACCGGCCTGTCTGACCGCCTCACCGCCCCGCCGTCCTGGGTCGATAAGGTGGCGGATGCCGAGTACGAGCTGGCGGACCGCATCAAGTCGGCCTTTGGCGAGGACACGCCCGATTGGATGATGAAGGGCATGGAGATCGTTGATGGCATCAAGT TCCAAAAGCTCGTCCACCCCGCATTTCCCGACTACCAGTTGCGTGTGAGCGAATCGGAGGACAGCAAGGCACCGTTCTGCGACCCCGATGTGAAGCAGATTTCGGGCTACCTCGACATTCGTGAGGATGCGCACCTCTGGTTTATTCTGTACGAGAGTCGCTCGCAGCCCCGCAAGGACCCGCTGGTGATGTGGCTCAACGGCGGTCCcggctgctcgtcgtcgaccggtATGCTCTTTGAGCTTGGCCCGTGCAACATTGCCGACCAGGGCGATTCGCTCGAGTACAACAAGTACTCGTGGAACTCCAAGGCGAACCTCTTGTTCCTCGACCAGCCGCTGCAGGTCGGTTACTCGTACTCGGACTCGGGCGAGGTGATCGACAACTCGGTCAagagcgccgaggacgTGTACGCGTTCCTCCAGCTGTTCCTCACTCGCTTCCCCAAGTACGCCGACCTTCCTTTcacggtcgccgccgagtcGTACGGTGGCCACTACGCCCCCCACATTGGTGCCGAAATCCACAAGAAGAACAAGGAGCTGGCCGAGAGTGCCGCCACGAGCAGCGCTACGCCCCGCGTCCACGTCAACCTCGAGTCACTGATGATTGGCAACGGTCTCACGGATCCTGCGGTGCAGTTCCTCTCTGTGCCCGACTTTGCGTGCTCGGAGAAGAACAAGTACCGCCTGTTTGAGCCGGGCAGCGAGACGTGCGAGTCGCTGTACAGCAAGGCCAACACCTGTGGCACGCTCATGCAGCAGTGCGAGCGCTTCCAGTCGCGCATTGTCTGTGTGCCTGCGGCGCTCTACTGCTGGGGTTCGCTCTACGGCCCGGTGCAGGACCTCGGTGTGAACATGTACGATGTGCGCATGAAGTGCGACCGCGAGGTGGACGGCGATCTGTGCTACCCCCAGATGGGCTACATCGAGACGCTGATGAACAAGCCCGCGATCAagaagcagctcggcgtccCGAGCTCGGTCGACTTCCAGAGCTGCAACATGGAGCTCAACCAGCAGTTTATGATGCAGGGCGACTCGATGGTGaacagcgccgcgctgctgccccctctgctcgaggacggcATCCGCGTGCTGATCTACGCGGGTGAGACCGACTTTATGTGTAACGCCATGGGCAACCACGACTGGGTGCTCGACTTCCCGAACGCCTTCCACGAGGAGATCAACAACGCGACCGAGGTACCGCTCTACACATTCGCCAAGGGCATCAAGCCCAAGCGCGCGGGCTGGGTCATCAAGGCCGGCGACCACGCGGGCAACCTGACGTTTGCCTGGATCGAAAACGCGGGCCACATGGTGCCGCACGACCAGCCCGCGGTTGCGCTCAACATGCTCAACCGCTGGGTCGCAAACAAGGACCTGACTTCTTTCACGCCGTAG
- the SWE1 gene encoding non-specific serine/threonine protein kinase (COG:D; BUSCO:EOG09260W9L; EggNog:ENOG503NUW3) encodes MVDSKSEATVRYGGSDMERASSLGSMQKENSFHHPRPLREVVETAMAERSFSKKSVAVMPDTPVKPSFAISDAASAARVHRRGRSMGGPFPTRSPLFPTPPRSTYFNAPGTEAPRTRTVHSPTLGMGFPRSEGPRRHNRSASERVPAASGLLGHLLEEPRPAIDPNDVFEAPESPLRNAPPSENEYNLPSLKREQPVRRARTGHHTGAFPLPRAVPMDEVPDTPMTEVPTPAPASVAVATPSDVMNSPNNCFASPLMARAPSARPAPLADSPWMNTPMTRDANPPVLNTGSLYGSEASPSLALGELSPEEQTPITPTRKPPHLKWFEAAHAHSPSQAYGGTAARKHKVQRPRHSEPVDQWQTPPAVKVSAVAQSEPAHARHRQSTQSIFEDQFVTESTLGQGEFSEVVKVREKSTGHVSAVKRMKRAFLGPKDRIRRLEEVDVLCLLRQNRSTWHDPFFGAEGVVDLLSAWEEDGFLYLQTELCPLGSLAFVLAEYGRQVGALDEARLWKVLAELAAGVDYIHRCGVLHLDLKPANILITEIGSLKITDFGMATRWPRCTAKEIVAGAHLETRKFMPRDGESASDLSFTPPSSPLHQAPAPWGLPAQAGQGTFAFSAPQSSWGDAPERPRRRGMRQHRKGSQVLSLEREGDREYIAPEVIFESKYGKPADLFSLGLILLEAACSVEIPDNGEPWHKLRCDDFSDVQLDMLSPAMQSVITALLSSQPYLRPTADDLMQLPTLAVVRDRMRRGLKANELDQLPAFSAETENGAPYPLPASKYYAPPASHDLDSERMVVRFRGAMIQEDEIAFMTEVLRAADHADHASPDTSTSLMTEDAFEEPQTVDTFLSPSAVWT; translated from the exons ATGGTGGACTCCAAGTCCGAGGCGACCGTGCGGTATGGGGGCTCGGACATGGAAcgtgcctcgtcgctcggctccATGCAAAAAGAAAACAGCTTCCACCACCCGCGCCCGCTCCGTGAGGTGGTCGAGACCGCGATGGCCGAGCGCTCCTTTTCCAAAaagagcgtcgcggtgATGCCCGACACGCCAGTCAAACCCTCCTTTGCTATTTCAGATGCCGCATCCGCTGCAcgcgtgcaccgccgcggccggtcCATGGGCGGCCCGTttccgacgcgctcgccgctgtTTCCCACGCCGCCCCGCTCGACCTACTTCAATGCACCgggcaccgaggcgccgcgcactcGCACCGTGCACTCGCCCACGCTGGGCATGGGCTTTCCCCGCTCCGAAGGGCCGCGCCGGCACAaccgctcggcctcggaaCGCGTCCCAGCCGCAAGCGGGCTGCTCGGCCACTTGCTCGAAGAGCCGCGCCCAGCGATCGACCCGAATGACGTGTTCGAGGCGCCAGagtcgccgctgcgcaacgcGCCCCCGTCCGAGAACGAGTACAATCTGCCGAGCCTCAAGCGTGAGCAGCCcgtccgccgcgcacgtACCGGCCACCACACGGGCGCCTTTCCGCTCCCCCGCGCCGTCCCTATGGACGAGGTGCCCGACACGCCTATGACCGAGGTGccgacgcctgcgcctgcatcgGTCGCGGTCGCAACGCCGTCGGACGTGATGAACTCGCCGAACAACTGCTTTGCATCGCCGCTCATGGCGCGTGCACCGAgtgcgcgtcctgcgccgctcgccgactcGCCGTGGATGAACACGCCGatgacgcgcgacgcgaaTCCCCCGGTGCTCAACACCGGCTCGCTATACGGCTCGGAGGCGAGCCCGTCGCtagcgctcggcgagctaTCGCCGGAGGAACAGACACCGAtcacgccgacgcgcaagCCGCCGCACCTCAAGTGGTTTGaagctgcgcatgcgcatTCGCCCTCGCAAGCCTATGGCGGCACAGCCGCGCGCAAGCACAAGGTGCAGCGCCCCCGGCACTCGGAGCCGGTCGACCAGTGGCAGACGCCGCCCGCGGTCAAGGTCAGTGCCGTGGCGCAGAGCGAGCCGGCTCAtgcgcggcaccggcagTCGACGCAAAGCATATTTGAGGACCAGTTTGTGACCGAGTCCACGCTCGGCCAGGGCGAGTTTAGCGAGGTGGTAAAGGTGCGCGAAAAGTCTACCGGGCACGTCTCTGCCGTGAAGCGCATGAAGCGCGCGTTCCTCGGGCCAAAAGACCGCATCCGCCGCCTAGAGGAAGTGGATGTGCTTTGTCTCTTGAGGCAAAACCGCAGCACATGGCACGACCCCTTCTTTGGCGCGGAAGGCGTCGTGGATCTGCTGAGTGCATGGGAAGAGGACGGGTTCCTCTATCTCCAGACGGAGCTGTGCCCCctcggctcgctcgcgtTTGTCCTCGCCGAGTACGGCCGTCAGGTGGGCGcactcgacgaggcgcgcctctgGAAAGTCCTGgcggagctcgccgcgggcgTCGATTACATCCACAggtgcggcgtgctgcacctCGATTTGAAGCCCGCCAATATCCTCATCACGGAAATCGGCAGCCTGAAGATTACCGACTTTGGCATGGCAACGCGCTGGCCTCGATGCACCGCCAAAGAGATTGTCGCAGGCGCCCATCTCGAAACCCGCAAGTTTatgccgcgcgacggcgagagCGCGAGCGATCTGTCGTTCACGCCTCCGTCCTCGCCCCTGCaccaggcgccggcgccgtggGGCCtcccggcgcaggcgggACAGGGCACGTTTGCGTTTAGTGCGCCGCAGAGCTCGtggggcgacgcgcccgagcggccgcgccgccgcggcatgCGGCAGCACCGCAAAGGCTCGCAGGTCctctcgctcgagcgcgaagGCGACCGAGAGTACATTGCTCCGGAGGTGATCTTTGAGTCCAAGTACGGTAAGCCTGCCGATCTCTTTTCGCTGGGCTTGATCTTGCTCGAGGCTGCGTGCAGTGTCGAGATCCCGGACAATGGCGAGCCGTGGCACAAGCTACGGTGCGACGACTTCTCCGACGTGCAGCTTGATATGCTGAGCCCCGCGATGCAGAGCGTGATTACCGCGCTCCTGTCTTCGCAGCCCTACTTACGCCCGACCGCAGACGACCTGATGCAGCTCCCGACGCTCGCTGTGGTGCGCGACCGAATGCGCCGTGGCCTCAAAGCGaacgagctcgaccagctcccGGCGTTCAGCGCCGAAACAGAGAATGGCGCGCCGTACCCCCTTCCCGCCTCCAAGTACTATGCCCCCCCTGCCTCGCATGACCTTGATAGCGAGCGCATGGTCGTCCGTTTCCGCGGCGCAATGATTCAGGAGGACGAAATCGCGTTTATGACCGAGGTCctccgcgccgccgaccacgCCGACCACGCCTCGCCGGATACCTCTACATCGCTCATGACCGAGGACGCTTTTGAGGAGCCCCAGACTGTCGATACGTTCCTGTCCCCCAGCGC GGTATGGACATAG